A genomic stretch from Ooceraea biroi isolate clonal line C1 chromosome 3, Obir_v5.4, whole genome shotgun sequence includes:
- the LOC105278082 gene encoding ADP-ribosylation factor-like protein 13B gives MGNCIRSMWRRLRRNRPAEKTIILLVAGLDNAGKSLILNHISGDPDQDVLPTMGFRTVSLKHKSYSVKIYDVGGSSQIRALWPKYYNDIHGLIYVVDASDISRLAENKVVFNELITHENISTKPLLLLANKQDLNGAIDELDLVERLDVERVVNATRCPTRVETCSCIYDKEQSKNSTMGIRNGYKWLLDTIVKNYATLNGRIKQSQNSSQRERIQESQSVASNTPSRISVHSNPFKPIKDLLATKDEVAISESCNGTNEGKGIIKAFVRRNKTAPLPVEQSTVECETLSHNSTLNVEAIAGEKSTQTVTTIFDPLNVDYGYKSPLNIDHNGSNASTKLIRPYTAPERSQRLPAKVTIINMPGQVPQ, from the exons ATGGGTAATTGCATCAGGAGCATGTGGAGGCGGTTGCGGAGGAATCGCCCCGCGGAGAA gACCATTATTCTGCTCGTTGCGGGGCTGGATAACGCTGGGAAATCCCTGATATTGAATCACATCAGTGGCG ATCCGGATCAGGATGTATTGCCTACGATGGGATTCCGCACAGTATCCTTGAAGCATAAGTCCTATTcggtaaaaatatatgacgTTGGTGGCAGTTCTCAAATCAGGGCACTGTGGCCTAAGTATTACAACGAT ATACACGGTCTTATATACGTGGTGGATGCTAGCGATATTTCCCGTCTCGCAGAAAATAAAGTCGTGTTTAACGAATTAATCACACACGAGAATATCTCAACAAAACCATTGTTGTT ACTCGCCAACAAACAGGACCTAAACGGAGCTATCGATGAATTAGATCTGGTCGAACGTTTAGACGTGGAACGCGTAGTCAATGCTACAAGATGTCCAACGAGAGTAGAAACTTGTTCCTGCATTTACGACAAGGAACAATCGAAAAACAGTACCATGGGTATAAGGAACGGGTACAA GTGGTTGTTGGATACTATAGTGAAAAATTATGCTACTCTGAATGGTAGAATCAAACAGTCGCAGAATTCTAGTCAGCGTGAGAGGATCCAAGAATCTCAATCCGTGGCGTCGAATACGCCTTCGAGGATATCCGTACACTCAAATCCTTTCAAACCCATCAAAGATCTGTTGGCAACAAAG GATGAAGTTGCAATAAGTGAGTCCTGTAATG GCACTAACGAAGGGAAAGGCATCATAAAAGCTTTCGTACGGAGAAATAAGACTGCCCCTCTTCCAGTTGAACAATCAACCGTTGAATGTGAGACTCTCTCGCATAATTCTACGCTCAACGTAGAGGCTATCGCTGGAGAGAAAAGCACACAAACTGTGACCACGATATTTGATCCTTTAAATGTTGATTATGGTTATAAAAGTCCGTTAAATATTGATCATAATGGAAGTAACGCGAGTACAAAGCTAATCCGTCCATATACGGCGCCAGAGAGGTCGCAACGACTACCAGCTAAAGTGACGATAATCAACATGCCTGGACAAGTGCCTCAATGA
- the LOC105278080 gene encoding uncharacterized protein LOC105278080, whose amino-acid sequence MAMLAERRRKQKWTLNPRGKYWTDDSNKIGQKMLEKMGWTSGKGLGVNEQGNPEPCRIPYKSNTTGIGYDKNPEAWIEHHDKFEDFLQQLQENLDQDMVQKLENKNDLSKQSTELKSKNPARVYCQKFVRGKDLATYKSKDLANIFGRKELTDIEASVEKNNSTYEEEAVDTKNNKYGIVTINGGSMTDYFKSKLNGKPTCDKSLASNMTDNETTDSQNGNERVGFGFAPKIDKTSTKCEVSKDSDERSNYAFDNPCLGWNSPVDSTFNTDGTTKKSGEKRKNGFQNAGLHLDETNRHDVRKKLKAEITDSGCKNAFTNSALNLDTESEGNCNGKEFEISRSEFGLENCGLDLTDEKSDKKRVTFSDHIMMYEYNIDSSKKKKKEQTKLDKFEVENKRHKKKRKHESIATPVSDGCINEALDIETFCDEINDNELNEHRSKRIKKRKICKISRLETIQESPEQEKEINDMKTEPEVITLENEKTDIVDQKSKKKKKVKVEEIIEEPNIKIEKTNRNKKLKRDKNKEGEILTSKKCKKKKDKCNKENCKAKFKSTVQTEISVDKINIDILEKPNMKQQQIDHSAEIEDKNTTGIETLPVVTLEAQDIKRKKKKKSIDTEDCLKNEMSRVRNVDREISDKENADKSQDPQVTQKLGRKDKKRKKSKDMNVSDIGDSSCNIEVADVNTTKEEKIEKAEFVDTSSKRNKIIDAIDGIIHSQSSVKARVSKKMLMTLFPQ is encoded by the exons ATGGCCATGCTTGCAGAACGCCGGCGAAAACAGAAATGGACTCTTAATCCACGAGGAAAATATTGGACTGATG ACTCGAATAAAATCGGTCAAAAAATGTTGGAGAAAATGGGCTGGACAAGCGGAAAAGGTCTTGGTGTTAACGAACAAGGCAATCCAGAACCTTGTCGTATACCATACAAGAGTAATACAACTG GTATTGGATATGATAAGAATCCAGAGGCATGGATCGAACATCACGATAAATTCGAAGATTTTTTGCAGCAGTTACAGGAAAATCTGGATCAAGATATGGTTCAGAAGTTGGAAAACAAAAATGACCTGAGTAAACAGTCAACGGAACTGAAATCTAAAAATCCAGCACGTGTGTA TTGTCAGAAATTTGTACGCGGTAAAGATCTAGCCACATATAAATCGAAAGATTTAGCAAATATATTCGGTCGGAAAGAACTAACTGATATAGAGGCCagtgtagaaaaaaataatagtacCTATGAAGAGGAAGCTGttgatacaaaaaataataaatatggaaTTGTCACAATTAACGGTGGTAGTATGACTGATTACTTTAAATCTAAATTAAATGGCAAACCAACTTGCGATAAGAGTTTGGCCAGTAATATGACTGATAATGAAACGACTGACTCCCAAAATGGGAACGAACGAGTAGGGTTTGGATTTGCACCGAAAATAGATAAAACGTCAACTAAATGTGAAGTATCGAAAGACTCTGATGAGAGAAGCAATTATGCTTTTGACAATCCTTGCTTGGGATGGAATAGTCCTGTAGACTCTACATTTAATACTGATGGCACTACCAAAAAATCtggggaaaaaagaaaaaacggatTTCAAAATGCTGGTTTGCACCTCGACGAAACGAACAGGCACGACGtacgaaagaaattaaaagctGAAATTACTGATAGTGGCTGTAAAAATGCTTTCACAAATTCAGCTTTAAATTTAGATACGGAATCTGAAGGAAATTGTAACGGCAAAGAATTCGAAATATCTAGATCGGAGTTTGGTTTAGAGAATTGTGGCTTAGATCTGACGGATGAGAAAAGCGACAAGAAACGAGTAACATTTAGTGATCACATTATGATGTACGAATACAACATAGATTCTtccaagaagaaaaagaaggaacaaACTAAGTTGGATAAATTTGAAGTTGAAAATAAAAGGCATAAGAAGAAACGAAAACACGAGAGCATTGCGACTCCTGTCTCAGATGGGTGTATTAACGAAGCATTAGATATAGAAACCTTTTGCGACGAAATTAATGATAACGAATTGAATGAACACCGAAGTAAAAggattaagaaaagaaaaatctgtaAAATATCTCGTTTAGAAACAATACAGGAATCACCGGAACAGGAAAAGGAAATAAATGACATGAAAACGGAACCAGAAGTTATTACTTTGGAAAACGAGAAAACAGATATCGTGGATcaaaaatcaaagaaaaagaagaaggtcaaagttgaagaaataattgaagaaccaaatataaaaattgaaaaaacaaatagaaataaaaagctGAAGAGAGATAAGAACAAGGAAGGAGAAATACTAACttcaaaaaaatgtaaaaagaagaaagacaaatgtaataaagaaaACTGCAAAGCCAAATTCAAATCTACCGTACAAACTGAAATAAgtgttgataaaataaatatcgatatattagAGAAGCCGAACATGAAACAGCAACAGATTGATCATTCAGCCGAAATTGAAGACAAGAATACAACAGGAATTGAAACATTACCAGTTGTTACACTTGAAGCACAAGATATCaaacgaaagaagaaaaagaagagcatTGACACGGAAGATTGTCTGAAGAATGAAATGAGCCGCGTACGTAATGTTGATAGAGAAATTTCTGATAAGGAAAATGCTGATAAAAGTCAAGATCCGCAAGTTACGCAAAAATTAGGGAGGAAAGATAAGAAACGTAAGAAATCGAAAGATATGAATGTATCCGACATCGGAGATTCCTCCTGTAACATAGAAGTCGCGGATGTAAACACTACcaaagaggaaaaaatagaaaaagcggaatttgttgATACCTCatcaaaaagaaataaaataattgacgcTATTGATGGCATAATTCATAGTCAGTCGAGTGTAAAAGCAAGAGTGtctaaaaaaatgttgatgacTCTTTTTCCACAATAA
- the LOC105278079 gene encoding translational activator of cytochrome c oxidase 1 has protein sequence MTQLSSRLLLNRYLYSLCKDSKRFAGHSKWANIKHVKAEKDHERMVLFRDVMMKMRIAIREGGSTKPSNNMKLAKLVEHAKKLNMSATTVTSFLERMEARKNKTLKGITEVRGPNGYVMLVSYLTDNPKAFAIELNTRLRKTSGKVTDTSAIKMFTHIGSIMVEKKGDLEQAMEDAINIGAEDVEEFKENDKEYFQFKCDPNLVNKIKNLLENYQYSVLSAEETYIPKTVIQLNESDLEAISKIHDKISDLEDITNVHDNLA, from the exons ATGACACAATTATCGAGTAGACTTTTACTTAACAGATACCTTTACTCTTTGTGTAAAGATAGCAAAAGATTCGCCGGTCATAGCAAATGGGCGAACATAAAGCATGTGAAAGCGGAAAAAGATCACGAAAGAATGGTACTGTTTCGTGATGTCATGATGAAAATGCGAATTGCTATACGAG AGGGCGGCAGTACAAAGCCCAGCAACAATATGAAATTAGCAAAACTTGTTGAACACGCTAAAAAGTTAAACATGTCTGCCACAACGGTAACAAGTTTTCTGGAGAGAATGGAAGCACGCAAAAACAAAACTCTCAAAGGAATAACGGAGGTTCGTGGACCGAATGGTTACGTTATGCTGGTATCTTATCTAACGGACAATCCGAAAGCTTTTGCAATTGAACTAAATACAAGGCTGAGAAAAACCAG TGGAAAAGTCACGGATACTTCCgctataaaaatgtttactcATATTGGCAGTATCATGGTTGAAAAAAAAGGTGATTTAGAACAGGCTATGGAAGATGCTATTAATATTGGTGCAGAGGACGTAGAAGAATTTAAAGAGAATGATAAAGAATATTTCCAG TTTAAGTGTGATCCAAATCTGGTAAACaagataaaaaatcttttagaGAATTATCAGTATAGTGTGCTATCAGCGGAAGAAACTTACATACCAAAAActgtaatacaattaaatgaaTCGGATTTAGAAGCTATCTCTAAAATTCATGACAAGATATCAGACTTAGAAGACATCACCAATGTGCACGATAATTTAGCATAA
- the LOC105278081 gene encoding caspase-1: MYSTDSDMNNGVNRGNDVGDAFGCTRNSVAPSIAPLQTAPTERYAMYYNMSHSKRGLALIFNHEFFTIGHLKPRCGTNVDCDNLIKTLKSLGFEVNDFHNPDHRDIVKQLERVANMDHSQHDCLIVAVLSHGELGLLYAHDTAYKADSLWYHFTPDKCPTLAGKPKMFFIQACQGDKLDAGVTLKERTETDGLPSATFRIPTQADFLIAYSTVPGYYSWRNTSHGSWFMQALCLELRENGTRYDMLTLLTFVCLRVALDFESNTPDNITMHQQKQIPCITSMLTRLVRFTAPKNKVA; encoded by the exons ATGTATTCTACCGATTCCGATATGAATAACGGCGTAAATCGTGGTAACGACGTCGGTGACGCGTTTGGATGCACCAG GAACAGTGTAGCTCCTAGTATAGCACCATTACAAACGGCACCTACTGAGCGTTATGCCATGTACTACAATATGAGTCATTCCAAGCGTGGTTTGgctcttatttttaatcacgAATTTTTTACGATTGGACATCTTAAACCTCGCTGTGGTACTAATGTAGATTgtgacaatttaattaaaacattgaaGAGCCTTGGCTTTGAAGTAAATGATTTTCACAATCCAGATCACAGAGATATAGTGAAACAATTAGAAAGGG TCGCGAACATGGATCATTCCCAACATGATTGCTTGATAGTGGCTGTATTGAGCCATGGTGAACTTGGTCTTCTGTATGCTCATGATACCGCGTACAAAGCAGATTCTCTCTGGTATCACTTTACCCCTGATAAATGCCCGACACTTGCCGGCAAACCTAAGATGTTTTTCATACAAGCCTGTCAAGGTGATAAACTGGATGCTGGCGTTACTCTTAAGGAACGTACCGAAACAGATGGACTACCATCTGCGACATTCCGTATTCCCACTCAAGCGGACTTTTTGATTGCCTACTCAACGGTACCAG GTTATTATTCCTGGAGAAACACCAGTCATGGATCATGGTTCATGCAAGCGTTATGCCTGGAATTACGCGAGAACGGTACTCGCTATGACATGTTGACTCTGCTAACATTCGTGTGCTTGCGTGTCGCGCTCGACTTCGAATCCAATACACCCGACAACATCACTATGCATCAGCAGAAGCAGATCCCGTGCATCACGTCCATGCTGACGCGCCTGGTGAGATTTACAGCGCCAAAAAATAAAGTTGCATAG